One genomic window of Daphnia pulex isolate KAP4 chromosome 10, ASM2113471v1 includes the following:
- the LOC124204194 gene encoding uncharacterized protein LOC124204194, giving the protein MSIYQKRSLGNCYSLMLTAIVLLATVSHAASQRVSIVERLKALDKGIRQGLQRQKTELPIFTPISPQDDLPLKSVIYDQEQQETATHSQQTAVNTLMPVLGPKPAEQINQKAELQQLGVSPEDADGTSDLVRQLTESFEEEDEEELTDVEVMTSKEGNLAVEEGIRDRKKPVAKPTKYHYYPHNQHLYLLPECATQQVCNAVYTRFNFTQPLCACADRFQGPCSASIARNDFHTIEVGMKKNIKKGTGKAGRGFKSPTLVKTCEETKLIRECRSPQDWALLALQNVRTGKSQYLVICRCEQGELDGPMSHDQPAYARVPGIRVYGMMCNSGNGTNNRNGRIQRSSGTKPEEFPWEKVLGFSSTLNWTE; this is encoded by the exons ATGTCTATCTATCAa aaaaggtCGCTGGGAAACTGCTATTCCTTGATGCTGACTGCAATAGTTCTGTTGGCGACAGTGAGTCATGCAGCGAGCCAGCGCGTTTCCATCGTGGAGCGTCTCAAAGCACTGGACAAAGGAATACGCCAAGGATTGCAGCGTCAAAAAACTGAATTACCTATTTTTACACCTATTTCACCCCAAGATGATCTTCCTTTGAAAAGTGTAATTTACGATCAAGAGCAGCAAGAAACGGCCACCCATTCGCAGCAAACAGCGGTCAACACCCTCATGCCAGTGTTAGGCCCTAAACCGGCTGAGCAGATAAATCAAAAGGCTGAGTTGCAACAGTTGGGCGTTTCGCCAGAAGATGCTGATGGAACTTCAGATTTAGTTCGTCAACTTACGGAAagttttgaagaagaagacgag GAGGAGTTGACTGACGTGGAGGTCATGACGAGCAAAGAAGGGAATTTGGCTGTAGAGGAGGGTATTCGTGACCGAAAAAAACCGGTTGCTAAACCGACTAAATACCACTATTATCCGCACAATCAACATCTCTACTTGCTACCCGAGTGCGCTACACAGCAG GTATGCAATGCCGTCTACACACGATTTAACTTTACGCAACCACTCTGTGCCTGTGCAGATCGCTTTCAGGGCCCTTGCTCTGCTAGTATTGCCCGAAACGATTTTCATACAATCGAAGttggaatgaagaaaaatattaaa AAGGGAACCGGAAAAGCGGGGCGCGGATTCAAATCACCAACCTTGGTAAAAACCTGTGAAGAGACCAAGTTAATTCGTGAATGTCGCTCACCACAAGATTGGGCATTGCTCGCCCTCCAGAATGTTCGCACGGGAAAGTCTCAGTATCTTGTCATCTGTCGCTGCGAACAAGGCGAACTAG ATGGACCCATGAGCCATGACCAGCCAGCTTATGCTCGTGTACCAGGAATCCGCGTTTACGGTATGATGTGTAACAGCGGGAACGGGACAAATAACCGCAACGGACGTATTCAGCGATCAAGTG GTACCAAACCCGAGGAATTTCCGTGGGAGAAGGTACTCGGGTTTTCATCGACACTTAACTGGACGGAATAA